Proteins from one Portunus trituberculatus isolate SZX2019 chromosome 38, ASM1759143v1, whole genome shotgun sequence genomic window:
- the LOC123515001 gene encoding uncharacterized protein LOC123515001 isoform X2, which translates to MVRGQDLPYQRKGLGPGTMAADMGGTHPELGPHVLVKVWSAEGGRFTLVSSGSVPSHVLASNNIPDLQFKSSPPPLHFPHYTFQYPKTQPTSPQSGSLGPLSKPALTFPLLPSIFPPNPSPLPTHLPLTTPTHTQQETKDALMHTPLPYDSLNTKKLLEVLKLKLLTQDSSQDRPQNHAHPWHLDGVITQSPVMSSTLSQGAQVTERPAYGSLSDPPRLGDPLNQTDFSHKPVLIVRGNDSSSDSQPSLPPSSSSTKDTIGYSYYEAHHYSTITPDFSPRPPSSLNHHPGIQLYAPLYSELLPQTLQHPPPAATNAMSLDSFNWGSQFSSLLQDSSLYEPQNVTLATDSSASSRPNSHHYTSQTVSVPPPTTVVSSSTPGLTLPISNLLENSIKLSNILEELLQDLPHSNSTLGHQETLPLEDGGVSLTNDLQHLKDHFPPSSATPVSHQTLINPLFPPLLPILFGHSFSLASLTSGFQNTSSGTHYEIPPTPSDILVPSKHSVAASMKERPLSSATATNNTYSFLHFSPGLGMTTNTTTAPRVLSTITTPTNALTSGLPGDSVTTESTSPPQASISHPTIPTQSLVDLNTLKKSSLFFPDWRDSLDVKQTSYHLSHAPSHRQPSKYVTSSSVSLHSSIAPSPELFEVLTNLQHSLRSPTTPFRPHLSNLTNKNEFGDFPAYLNNFKNHSSFSSVGQHFSPSDVDEMESEHQAGISSWTPLGPSSEEPAWEDLLQPSYLEALFADLDMEDPHIRRILRTLAMIYIVAINPHLHILNLQDNHNESLSSAQDSTSHLSSTTKPVTLNSFNPEQEGNKSALINEVFLPHSILQKNNFRSPYQAEVTSSTGSLKDDSFLSRIEATVPADSSTSSGSSGLTTEKSRMEECLKKTWCALGMALTMAAGTTSAVAVPLMMPLMGRRRKKLPFAPLSRRGPHLAPRLSLAINTDSRLRRSPNTMLAATLRRMTSHNHKNCNTMDSIGGRGSSRQESGGGVVLHTPSISESLSSSDKAPSHSKSFISTSQDSDLKEVDKTRSF; encoded by the coding sequence GTCCCGGCACGATGGCAGCAGACATGGGTGGCACTCATCCGGAGCTGGGGCCTCATGTCCTGGTGAAGGTGTGGAGTGCAGAGGGTGGCCGCTTCACTTTGGTATCCAGTGGCAGTGTCCCTTCCCACGTCTTGGCCTCCAATAACATCCCCGACTTGCAGTTCAAATCCTCTCCGCCACCACTGCACTTCCCGCACTATACCTTCCAATACCCGAAAACACAACCTACCTCTCCCCAGAGCGGCTCCTTAGGTCCACTTTCCAAGCCTGCCCTTACTTTCCCTTTGcttccatccatctttcctccaaatCCTAGTCCTCTACCCACACACCTCCCACTCACCACCCCTACTCATACTCAACAAGAAACCAAGGACGCCCTTATGCACACCCCTCTTCCTTATGATTCCCTCAATACAAAGAAGCTGTTAGAAGTCCTTAAACTGAAGCTACTGACCCAAGACTCCTCTCAGGATCGTCCACAGAATCACGCTCATCCTTGGCACCTTGATGGTGTGATAACGCAGTCCCCAGTAATGTCATCAACACTCAGCCAAGGAGCGCAGGTTACGGAACGACCAGCTTATGGAAGCCTAAGTGACCCTCCTCGTCTGGGAGATCCACTAAACCAAACAGACTTTTCTCACAAGCCCGTGTTAATCGTGAGAGGTAATGACTCTTCCTCTGATAGCCAACCATCACttccaccatcgtcatcatctacAAAGGACACAATTGGTTATTCCTACTACGAGGCCCACCACTACTCCACCATCACCCCAGACTTCTCTCCCCGGCCTCCATCATCCCTAAACCATCACCCAGGAATCCAACTATATGCACCTTTGTATTCTGAATTGTTGCCACAAACACTGCAACATCCACCTCCTGCAGCCACAAATGCCATGAGTTTAGATTCTTTTAACTGGGGTTCCCAATTCTCCTCGTTACTTCAAGACTCCAGTCTTTATGAACCACAGAATGTCACCTTGGCAACGGATTCTTCTGCCTCATCCCGACCTAATAGTCATCACTATACATCACAAACAGTCTCCGTGCCTCCTCCAACCACTGTGGTGAGTTCCTCAACCCCTGGGCTTACACTTCCAATATCAAATCTTCTCGAAAACTCGATCAAGCTTAGCAACATCCTAGAAGAGCTCCTACAGGATCTCCCACATTCCAACAGTACACTTGGCCACCAAGAAACTTTGCCTCTCGAAGATGGGGGTGTTTCTTTGACAAACGACTTACAGCACCTCAAGGACCACTTCCCGCCATCTTCAGCCACGCCAGTCTCCCACCAGACACTAATCAACCCACTCTTTCCgcctcttcttcccattttaTTCGGACATAGTTTCTCCCTTGCGAGTCTCACCAGCGGTTTTCAGAACACTTCCTCAGGGACGCATTACGAAATACCGCCTACACCTTCTGATATTCTTGTCCCGTCAAAACATAGCGTTGCAGCATCCATGAAGGAAAGGCCGCTCTCTTCAGCCACAGCCACAAATAACACTTATTCATTCCTACATTTCTCTCCTGGATTAGGCatgaccaccaacaccaccactgctccacGCGTGCttagcaccatcaccactcccaccaACGCTTTGACCAGTGGTCTCCCTGGTGATTCTGTGACGACTGAGTCTACAAGTCCTCCTCAAGCATCGATTTCCCATCCAACAATACCTACTCAATCTCTGGTAGATTTAAACACTCTGAAGAAGAGCAGTTTGTTCTTCCCTGACTGGAGAGATAGCTTAGATGTTAAGCAGACTTCATATCATTTATCTCATGCGCCTTCTCACCGCCAACCTTCAAAGTATGTCAcatcctcctctgtctccctccactcttccaTTGCTCCATCTCCAGAATTATTCGAAGTCTTGACAAATCTTCAACACAGTCTGCGCTCTCCCACCACGCCCTTTCGTCCACATCTCTCTAATTTAACAAATAAAAACGAGTTTGGTGATTTTCCAGCATATCTTAATAATTTCAAGAACcatagttctttctcttctgtagGACAGCACTTCTCGCCATCTGATGTTGATGAGATGGAGAGCGAGCACCAAGCTGGAATCAGTTCATGGACGCCCTTAGGCCCCAGCTCTGAGGAGCCTGCATGGGAAGACCTGCTGCAGCCATCCTATCTCGAGGCGCTCTTCGCCGATCTGGACATGGAAGACCCTCACATAAGAAGGATCCTTCGCACATTAGCGATGATATACATCGTTGCTATCAATCCACACCTCCACATTCTAAATTTGCAGGACAACCACAACGAGTCCCTCTCCTCTGCCCAAGACTCCACCTCTCACTTGTCTTCGACCACTAAGCCTGTCACCCTTAATTCTTTCAATCCAGAGCAAGAAGGAAACAAATCTGCTCTTATCAATGAAGTCTTCTTGCCGCATTCCATACTCCAGAAGAATAACTTCCGTTCACCGTATCAGGCAGAAGTCACATCATCAACAGGATCACTTAAGGATGACAGTTTTCTTTCGAGAATAGAGGCCACAGTCCCAGCTGACAGCTCTACCTCTTCTGGGTCCTCAGGATTAACCACAGAGAAGAGCCGCATGGAGGAGTGCCTCAAGAAAACCTGGTGTGCCCTCGGAATGGCACTCACGATGGCGGCAGGAACAACGAGCGCAGTGGCGGTACCGCTGATGATGCCATTAATGGGCCGTCGACGGAAGAAGCTGCCATTTGCACCTCTCTCCAGAAGAGGCCCACACCTTGCTCCCCGCCTCTCACTTGCTATTAACACTGATTCACGTCTACGACGGAGCCCAAATACAATGCTGGCTGCCACCCTTCGTCGAATGACTTCCCACAATCACAAGAACTGTAATACTATGGATTCTATTGGTGGTCGCGGCAGCAGCCGCCAAGAAAGTGGTGGCGGTGTAGTTCTCCACACGCCGTCCATATCCGAGTCACTCAGCTCCTCTGATAAAGCCCCCAGTCATTCCAAGTCTTTCATTTCTACCTCTCAAGACAGTGACCTCAAGGAAGTGGATAAAACAAGAAGcttctga
- the LOC123515002 gene encoding uncharacterized protein LOC123515002 — protein MLRIRPASPTALLWCMFAFVAGAAARLAVLSDLTAIVDKTAYDERETILARDPELPPDTQLVTQPSATQGVLALPQLLVFSQPCRTVPLFVPFKNHAERKHHRRVKRLKEVNTSLNSTKQAQFPNNEPSSSVGSSSLWLHLSQNRSLISGKKLTNSHVLSMRPKKGQNRTWRQHATGRIVPLRPGWFINPRDPNSLRSVSRHPFTSFLEERVAANDFSQTSLHGQNFKSVNNQQSTPPQGSAKKQRKQVYATGRNQLSTETSIIQRLLNLIHTYGKNDELMESSIPRVSSTETFPQPSPSNFDIYSEAHTQTQEQKPFEIPGNLLNVLDLYYEANLHDNEHRDEPVSDALPPAPPSEFPSYPISQPFIPAYHQVSPPSPPNVVQDSLTPASHTPSLSSISLISSVVSDPTNCFEDTLCTMVVAFALALSASTLILLPFSQGRRRRSLDDRTHNSEDMMKPLVSGLLQGLELEQCLFLPTFSRPSIEDDPQRASHMKTEKVPIMCITRSGKFFFPSYYTNSQREAHYELKQSGY, from the exons ATGTTGCGCATCCGACCAGCAAGCCCCACAGCCCTCTTGTGGTGCATGTTCGCCTTTGTGGCAGGGGCGGCAGCTCGATTGGCTGTCCTCTCAGACCTCACAGCGATTGTTGACAAGACAGCTTACGATGAGAGAG AAACGATTTTGGCAAGAGACCCGGAACTCCCACCAGACACCCAGCTCGTGACACAGCCATCTGCAACCCAAGGCGTTCTAGCTTTACCGCAGCTCTTGGTATTTTCTCAGCCGTGCCGTACCGTTCCCTTGTTTGTGCCTTTCAAAAACCACGCAGAAAGAAAACATCACAGAAGAGTGAAGAGACTCAAGGAAGTAAACACTTCactcaacagcaccaaacaggCACAGTTCCCCAACAATGAGCCTTCCTCATCCGTGGGTTCCTCCTCTCTTTGGTTGCATCTTTCACAGAACAGATCCTTAATTTCAGGAAAAAAGTTGACGAATAGCCATGTCCTTTCTATGAGACCTAAGAAGGGACAAAACCGCACCTGGAGACAACATGCTACGGGGAGGATCGTTCCCCTTAGGCCTGGGTGGTTCATCAACCCGCGGGATCCAAACAGCCTTCGGTCAGTGTCTCGCCATCCCTTCACTTCATTTCTAGAGGAGCGCGTTGCAGCCAATGACTTCAGCCAAACTTCCCTACATGGTCAAAACTTTAAATCGGTCAATAATCAGCAGTCCACTCCTCCTCAGGGATCTGCTAAAAAGCAGCGTAAGCAAGTGTATGCCACAGGGAGAAATCAGCTTTCTACAGAGACTTCAATTATTCAAAGACTTCTCAATTTGATACATACTTATGGTAAGAATGACGAGTTGATGGAATCCTCCATTCCTAGGGTAAGTTCTACCGAAACCTTTCCTCAACCATCCCCATCAAATTTTGATATTTACTCTGAGGCGCACACGCAAACTCAAGAACAAAAACCATTCGAAATTCCTGGTAACCTTCTTAATGTTTTAGACTTGTACTATGAAGCCAATCTTCATGACAATGAGCATAGAGATGAACCAGTAAGCGACGCTCTGCCTCCAGCTCCACCTTCGGAATTTCCATCCTACCCCATCAGCCAACCTTTCATTCCTGCTTACCACCAAGTCTCTCCGCCCAGTCCCCCCAATGTGGTGCAGGACAGCTTAACGCCAGCTTCTCATACCCCTTCATTGAGTTCTATCTCTTTGATCTCTTCGGTGGTGTCCGACCCCACAAACTGCTTCGAAGATACCCTCTGCACTATGGTAGTTGCTTTCGCCTTGGCTCTCAGTGCGTCAACATTGATCCTGCTTCCTTTCTCCCAAGGTCGTCGGAGAAGAAGCCTTGATGATAGAACGCATAACAGTGAAGACATGATGAAACCCTTGGTCAGCGGCCTCCTACAGGGTCTTGAGCTAGAACAGTGCCTCTTTCTGCCGACATTCTCTCGTCCGTCGATCGAAGACGATCCCCAGCGTGCCAGTCATATGAAGACCGAGAAAGTACCTATTATGTGCATTACAAGGTCAGGgaaatttttctttccatcttattaCACGAATTCACAGAGAGAGGCGCATTATGAActtaagcaatctggatattga